A region of Streptomyces deccanensis DNA encodes the following proteins:
- a CDS encoding cellulose-binding domain-containing protein encodes MPDLPKPQDAAEAALFSECWDAVLSYADLCTSGSAAATQLATEAFTNGMHEARALEFEAGPERGAGRRAQRLPRIPFLLTWVRTSAAAWETGGQGHRLDPELRLWLNSDKAARYTGPPLYRPLALRALRDMQEPDAALLWLAEVESLPLGSVARRLGLDPAVAGSELDQVRALFRDRCHRGQLDAPLHADCRTYARLLDAVTRSPGTDTPDDLSRHLATCVQCAEAAACLGLHGGGLPAALAGGVIGWSGLAYLERRRRAAEAGLLPGRADSTGTDRGFSPGREPRPRFSRNGLLAGAGLVSVLALAVSLMPFGDDDTAVEGSSAGESSVVQQDPRFPVTGAPSGGESSELQSTSRPEEAGSGDEDDGDKKDKGGNSHEEPQGDASTPARVTHQPVDPGKSSDATCHVRYQVVNEWPGGFQGAVTVTSTKALDGWHIAWTYPANQRVTQMWDGTFDQEGSKVVATSADYNKTVAAGGTFGVGFLGIWEGYDNPVPASFTLNGKKCDRAD; translated from the coding sequence ATGCCCGACCTGCCGAAGCCCCAGGACGCCGCCGAGGCCGCGCTGTTCTCGGAGTGCTGGGACGCGGTCCTGTCGTACGCCGACCTGTGCACGTCCGGTTCGGCCGCGGCGACCCAACTGGCCACCGAGGCCTTCACGAACGGCATGCACGAGGCACGCGCCCTGGAGTTCGAGGCGGGTCCCGAACGCGGTGCCGGACGGCGTGCCCAGCGCCTGCCTCGAATACCGTTCCTCCTGACCTGGGTCAGGACCAGCGCCGCCGCCTGGGAGACGGGTGGCCAGGGCCACCGGCTCGACCCCGAACTGCGCCTCTGGCTCAACTCGGACAAGGCCGCCCGGTACACCGGCCCGCCCCTGTACCGCCCGCTCGCCCTGCGTGCCCTGCGGGACATGCAGGAACCCGACGCGGCCCTGCTGTGGCTCGCCGAGGTCGAGTCGCTGCCGCTGGGCTCGGTGGCCCGCCGGCTCGGCCTCGACCCGGCGGTCGCCGGATCCGAACTCGACCAGGTACGGGCACTGTTCCGGGACCGCTGCCACCGCGGCCAGCTCGACGCGCCCCTGCACGCCGACTGCCGCACCTACGCCCGGCTGCTGGACGCGGTGACCCGCTCGCCCGGCACCGACACCCCCGACGACCTGTCCCGCCACCTCGCCACCTGTGTGCAGTGCGCCGAGGCCGCGGCCTGCCTCGGTCTGCACGGCGGCGGACTGCCCGCCGCACTCGCCGGCGGCGTGATCGGCTGGAGCGGCCTCGCCTATCTGGAACGCCGCCGCCGCGCGGCCGAGGCCGGACTGCTCCCCGGGCGCGCGGACTCCACCGGCACCGACCGGGGCTTCTCCCCGGGCAGGGAACCGAGGCCTCGGTTCAGCCGGAACGGGCTGCTCGCCGGAGCCGGCCTGGTCTCTGTCCTGGCGCTCGCCGTCTCCCTCATGCCGTTCGGCGACGACGACACCGCTGTGGAGGGCTCGTCCGCCGGGGAGTCGTCGGTGGTGCAGCAGGACCCGAGGTTCCCGGTGACCGGGGCCCCGTCCGGCGGCGAATCGTCCGAGCTGCAGAGCACGTCGCGACCGGAGGAGGCCGGTTCGGGCGACGAGGACGACGGCGACAAGAAGGACAAGGGCGGCAACAGCCACGAGGAACCCCAGGGCGACGCCTCGACGCCCGCCCGCGTCACCCACCAGCCGGTCGACCCGGGCAAGTCGTCCGACGCCACCTGCCACGTCCGCTACCAGGTCGTCAACGAATGGCCCGGCGGCTTCCAGGGCGCCGTCACCGTCACCTCCACCAAGGCCCTCGACGGCTGGCACATCGCCTGGACCTACCCGGCGAACCAGCGCGTCACCCAGATGTGGGACGGCACCTTCGACCAGGAGGGCTCCAAGGTCGTCGCCACCTCCGCCGACTACAACAAGACCGTCGCCGCCGGCGGCACCTTCGGCGTCGGCTTCCTCGGCATCTGGGAGGGCTACGACAACCCCGTTCCCGCGTCCTTCACGCTCAACGGGAAGAAGTGCGACCGGGCGGACTGA
- the rsgA gene encoding ribosome small subunit-dependent GTPase A, whose product MSLSSSSGSSSLPGSSPFSSHPLVPYGWDDSWADAFAPYTAEGLLAGRVVRVDRGQCDVVTADGLLRADTAFVTPHDPMRVVCTGDWVAVEPAGDPRYVRTYLPRRSAFVRSTSSKRAEGQILAANVDHAVVAVSLAVELDLGRVERFLALAWESGAQPVVVLSKADLVPDAATLGHLVQDVETVAPGVPVLTVSSTTGEGLDVLAAVLAGGTSVLLGQSGAGKSTLANALLGDDVMDVQATRDVDGKGRHTTTTRNLLALPGGGVLIDTPGLRGVGLWDAETGVGQVFAEIEELAADCRFHDCAHVAEPGCAVLGAVESGELPERRLDSYRKLLRENQRIVAKSDARLRAEIRKEWKRKGAQGRAAMEAKRGGLR is encoded by the coding sequence TTGTCTCTCTCCTCTTCCTCCGGCTCGTCCTCTCTTCCGGGCTCGTCCCCGTTCTCCTCGCACCCCCTCGTGCCGTACGGCTGGGACGACTCCTGGGCGGACGCTTTCGCCCCGTACACCGCCGAGGGCCTGCTCGCCGGGCGGGTCGTGCGGGTCGACCGCGGGCAGTGTGACGTCGTCACCGCCGACGGCCTGCTGCGGGCCGACACCGCGTTCGTCACCCCCCACGACCCCATGCGGGTCGTCTGCACGGGCGACTGGGTCGCCGTGGAACCCGCGGGCGACCCCCGCTACGTCCGCACGTACCTGCCCCGCCGCAGCGCCTTCGTCCGCTCCACCTCCTCCAAGCGCGCCGAGGGGCAGATCCTCGCCGCCAACGTCGACCACGCCGTCGTCGCGGTCTCGCTCGCCGTGGAACTCGACCTCGGCCGCGTGGAACGGTTCCTCGCACTGGCCTGGGAGTCCGGGGCCCAGCCGGTGGTCGTGCTCTCCAAGGCCGACCTCGTGCCGGACGCCGCCACCCTGGGGCATCTCGTGCAGGACGTGGAGACCGTGGCGCCCGGCGTCCCCGTGCTGACGGTCAGCTCCACCACCGGCGAGGGTCTCGACGTCCTCGCCGCGGTGCTCGCCGGCGGCACCTCCGTTCTGCTCGGGCAGTCCGGCGCCGGCAAGTCGACCCTCGCCAACGCGCTGCTCGGCGACGACGTCATGGACGTCCAGGCCACCCGCGACGTGGACGGCAAGGGACGGCACACCACCACCACCCGCAACCTGCTCGCCCTGCCCGGGGGCGGAGTCCTCATCGACACACCCGGGCTGCGCGGCGTCGGCCTCTGGGACGCCGAGACCGGGGTCGGGCAGGTCTTCGCCGAGATCGAGGAACTGGCCGCGGACTGCCGCTTCCACGACTGTGCGCACGTCGCCGAGCCCGGCTGCGCGGTCCTCGGCGCGGTCGAGTCCGGTGAACTGCCCGAGCGGCGGCTCGACAGCTACCGCAAGCTGCTCCGCGAGAACCAGCGGATCGTCGCGAAGAGCGACGCGCGGCTGCGGGCGGAGATCCGCAAGGAGTGGAAGCGGAAGGGTGCGCAGGGGCGCGCGGCGATGGAGGCGAAGCGGGGTGGTCTGCGGTGA
- a CDS encoding bifunctional transcriptional activator/DNA repair enzyme AdaA has product MKDGMEDGIKDGTGGEDTRYEAVRSRDGRFDGEFFFAVETTGIYCRPSCPAVTPKRENVRFYATAAAAQGAGFRACRRCRPDAVPGSAEWNVRADSVGRAMRLIGDGVVDREGVAGLAVRLGYSARQVQRQLTAEVGAGPVALARAQRAHTARVLLRTTALPVTEIAFASGFASVRQFNDTIRAVYAMTPSALRAGAPRRSAGARTAGIPLRLAYRGPYRSTALFDVLAAEAVTGVEEVTGERGHRTHRRTLRLPYGTGITEVDERPGGRPADRCGGWLDARLHLTDLRDLTTAVQRLRRLFDLDADPYAVDERLGQDPRLAPLVAAGPGLRSPGTADPEEFAVRALVGRTEAARLVQAYGKTLDAPQGTLTHLFPEPAALADADGPLGTLATALADGTCRLDVGADRDATEAALRALPGLDARTVAEIRTRALGDPDVAPPGETVPEAWRPWRSYALRHLQTQEQGVQS; this is encoded by the coding sequence ATGAAGGACGGCATGGAGGACGGCATCAAGGACGGCACGGGGGGCGAGGACACCAGGTACGAGGCGGTGCGGAGCAGGGACGGCCGGTTCGACGGGGAGTTCTTCTTCGCCGTCGAGACGACCGGGATCTACTGCCGGCCGAGCTGCCCGGCGGTGACGCCGAAACGGGAGAACGTCCGCTTCTACGCCACCGCGGCCGCCGCCCAGGGCGCCGGGTTCCGGGCCTGCCGACGGTGCCGGCCCGACGCCGTGCCCGGCTCCGCCGAGTGGAACGTGCGCGCGGACTCCGTGGGCCGTGCCATGCGGCTCATCGGGGACGGGGTCGTCGACCGGGAGGGCGTCGCCGGCCTTGCGGTACGGCTCGGGTACAGCGCGCGCCAGGTCCAGCGGCAGCTCACCGCCGAGGTCGGCGCCGGACCCGTCGCCCTGGCCCGCGCCCAGCGGGCGCACACCGCCCGCGTCCTGCTGCGGACCACCGCCCTCCCGGTCACCGAGATCGCCTTCGCGTCCGGCTTCGCCAGCGTGCGCCAGTTCAACGACACGATCCGCGCGGTGTACGCCATGACACCCAGCGCTCTGCGCGCCGGCGCGCCCCGGCGGTCCGCCGGGGCGCGCACGGCCGGGATCCCGCTCCGGCTCGCGTATCGGGGCCCGTACCGGTCCACCGCCCTCTTCGACGTCCTCGCCGCCGAGGCCGTCACCGGCGTGGAGGAGGTCACCGGCGAGCGCGGGCACCGCACCCACCGGCGCACCCTCCGCCTTCCGTACGGCACCGGCATCACCGAGGTCGACGAGCGACCGGGAGGCCGTCCCGCCGACCGCTGCGGCGGCTGGCTCGACGCCCGGCTCCACCTCACCGACCTCCGGGACCTCACCACCGCCGTGCAGCGGCTGCGTCGGCTGTTCGACCTGGACGCCGATCCGTACGCCGTGGACGAGCGCCTCGGCCAGGACCCCCGGCTCGCCCCGCTCGTCGCCGCCGGGCCGGGGCTGCGCTCGCCGGGCACGGCCGACCCGGAGGAGTTCGCCGTACGGGCGCTCGTCGGGCGCACGGAGGCGGCCCGGCTCGTACAGGCGTACGGAAAGACGCTGGACGCCCCGCAGGGGACGCTCACGCACCTGTTCCCCGAACCCGCCGCGCTGGCCGACGCGGACGGCCCGCTCGGCACCCTCGCCACCGCCCTCGCCGACGGCACCTGCCGCCTCGACGTCGGCGCGGACCGGGACGCCACCGAGGCGGCCCTGCGCGCGCTGCCGGGTCTGGACGCCCGTACCGTCGCCGAGATCCGCACCCGCGCCCTCGGCGACCCGGACGTGGCACCCCCGGGCGAGACCGTGCCGGAGGCCTGGCGGCCCTGGCGGTCGTACGCCCTTCGACATCTTCAGACACAGGAGCAGGGAGTTCAGTCGTGA
- a CDS encoding methylated-DNA--[protein]-cysteine S-methyltransferase yields MSTEQRTYYTVVDSPVGQLLLTADEVGALTSLSVPEQKGGRVPLPGWLRDPAPFRAAEEQLAAYFAGELKEFRLELRGEGTEFRRRVWAALDDVPYGATITYGAVAARIGAPRAAVRAVGGAIGANPLLIVRPCHRVIGADGTLTGYAGGLDRKRLLLGLEGVLQPTRPPTSPGSSGRTLSATA; encoded by the coding sequence GTGAGCACCGAGCAGCGGACGTACTACACCGTCGTCGACAGCCCCGTCGGGCAACTCCTCCTCACCGCCGACGAGGTCGGCGCCCTCACCTCCCTGTCCGTGCCGGAGCAGAAGGGCGGCAGGGTCCCGCTGCCGGGCTGGCTGCGCGACCCGGCACCCTTCCGGGCGGCCGAGGAACAGCTCGCCGCCTACTTCGCCGGTGAACTCAAGGAATTCAGGCTGGAGTTGCGCGGCGAGGGCACCGAGTTCCGACGGCGGGTCTGGGCCGCGCTCGACGACGTCCCGTACGGCGCGACCATCACGTACGGCGCCGTCGCCGCCCGGATCGGCGCGCCCCGCGCCGCCGTCCGGGCCGTGGGCGGCGCGATCGGCGCGAACCCCCTCCTCATCGTCCGCCCCTGCCACCGGGTGATCGGCGCGGACGGCACCCTCACCGGATACGCCGGCGGCCTCGACCGCAAACGCCTCCTCCTCGGCCTAGAGGGCGTGCTCCAGCCGACACGGCCGCCGACGTCACCGGGAAGCAGTGGACGGACACTCAGCGCGACCGCATGA
- a CDS encoding DUF456 domain-containing protein encodes MGAWELLLVGVVLLLGLCGVLVPGVPGSWLVWAGVMWWALEEPRPIAWWVLVGATLVLLLSRAVRWGLPPRRLAESGATPRMGVYAGAGALLGFLLVPVLGAIPGFVGGIYLSERLRLGHPGAAKAATRTAMRSGGSSVLTELFACLLVTGAWVGVVFGG; translated from the coding sequence ATGGGAGCGTGGGAACTCCTGCTGGTCGGGGTCGTACTGCTGCTCGGCCTGTGCGGAGTGCTGGTGCCCGGTGTTCCGGGGTCCTGGCTCGTGTGGGCCGGGGTCATGTGGTGGGCGCTGGAGGAGCCGCGGCCCATCGCCTGGTGGGTGCTGGTGGGCGCCACCCTCGTGCTGCTGCTGTCCCGGGCGGTCCGCTGGGGTCTGCCGCCCCGGCGCCTGGCGGAGAGCGGTGCCACCCCGCGCATGGGCGTGTACGCCGGGGCGGGGGCCCTCCTCGGTTTCCTGCTGGTCCCGGTCCTCGGCGCGATCCCCGGCTTCGTCGGCGGTATCTACCTCTCCGAACGCCTCCGCCTGGGCCACCCCGGCGCGGCGAAGGCGGCGACACGCACGGCGATGCGCTCGGGCGGTTCGAGCGTCCTGACGGAACTCTTCGCCTGCCTGCTGGTGACGGGGGCGTGGGTGGGGGTGGTGTTCGGCGGCTGA
- a CDS encoding helix-turn-helix transcriptional regulator has translation MLGAIGLDETHESAYRALVSVGAADVPDLARRLTLGERDTERALRRLERHGLAAQSSARPGRWVAAPPGVALGALLTQQRHELEKAELTAALLAEEYRASAAEPAAHDLVEVVIGSAAIAQRFLQLQLGATEEVCAMVTGAPIAVSGPENNPAEEQATGRGVGYRVVVERAVLDEDAGLTELSAALGREERVRVMDEVPTKLVIADRTLAMVPLTTHTAEPAALVVHASGLLELLSGLFESVWRQAIPLRLGSGRVTEDIPDAPDDTDLEILSLLLAGMTDASVAKQLDLGLRTVQRRVKRLMELAGVTTRLQLGWHAYERAWVTRD, from the coding sequence ATGCTGGGAGCGATCGGTCTCGACGAGACGCACGAGTCGGCGTACCGGGCCCTGGTGTCCGTGGGCGCCGCCGACGTACCGGACCTGGCGCGCCGGCTCACGCTCGGGGAGCGCGACACCGAGCGCGCGCTGCGCAGGCTGGAGCGGCACGGTCTCGCCGCCCAGTCCTCCGCGCGCCCCGGCCGCTGGGTCGCCGCGCCCCCCGGTGTGGCGCTGGGCGCCCTGCTCACCCAGCAGCGGCACGAGCTGGAGAAGGCCGAGCTGACGGCGGCGCTGCTCGCCGAGGAGTACCGGGCGAGCGCGGCCGAGCCCGCCGCGCACGACCTGGTCGAGGTGGTGATCGGCTCGGCCGCGATAGCGCAGCGCTTCCTGCAGCTCCAGCTCGGCGCCACCGAGGAGGTCTGCGCCATGGTCACCGGCGCCCCCATCGCGGTCTCCGGGCCGGAGAACAACCCCGCCGAGGAGCAGGCGACCGGGCGCGGCGTCGGCTACCGCGTGGTGGTCGAACGGGCCGTCCTGGACGAGGACGCCGGCCTCACCGAGCTGTCGGCCGCGCTGGGCCGGGAGGAGCGGGTGCGGGTCATGGACGAGGTGCCCACGAAGCTCGTCATCGCCGACCGGACGCTGGCCATGGTTCCCCTCACCACGCACACCGCCGAGCCCGCCGCGCTGGTCGTGCACGCGAGCGGGCTGCTGGAGCTGCTGTCGGGCCTGTTCGAGTCGGTCTGGCGGCAGGCCATCCCGCTGCGCCTGGGCTCCGGCCGGGTCACGGAGGACATCCCGGACGCCCCCGACGACACCGATCTGGAGATCCTCTCGCTACTGCTGGCCGGCATGACCGACGCGAGCGTCGCCAAGCAGCTGGACCTGGGCCTGCGGACCGTACAGCGCCGGGTGAAGCGCCTGATGGAGCTCGCCGGGGTGACGACCCGGCTGCAGCTGGGCTGGCACGCGTACGAGCGGGCCTGGGTGACCCGGGACTGA